The Hahella sp. HNIBRBA332 genome window below encodes:
- a CDS encoding M15 family metallopeptidase, whose amino-acid sequence MSFYLGKRSKSRLVGLHPDLVKVVERAIQITPIDFTVLEGLRTTECQTELYKAGKSKTMRSRHLTGHAVDLGVLINGSITWETRYYQILADAVKQAAEELGIPIEWGGDFNGFFDGPHYQLPWKEYP is encoded by the coding sequence ATGAGCTTCTACTTAGGAAAGCGCTCTAAGTCGCGCTTGGTTGGCCTGCATCCTGACCTTGTGAAAGTCGTAGAAAGAGCGATTCAGATCACCCCGATAGACTTCACCGTGCTGGAAGGCCTGCGAACCACTGAGTGCCAAACGGAACTGTATAAGGCAGGCAAATCCAAAACGATGCGCAGCCGACACTTAACGGGGCATGCGGTGGACCTGGGTGTTTTGATAAACGGCTCGATCACTTGGGAGACCCGCTATTACCAGATACTCGCCGACGCTGTGAAACAAGCCGCCGAAGAGCTGGGCATTCCAATAGAGTGGGGCGGCGACTTCAACGGCTTTTTCGACGGACCTCATTATCAACTGCCTTGGAAAGAATACCCATGA
- a CDS encoding 3TM-type holin, translating to MSAWASILNLFKPVADLIDNVHTSDEERLQIQAQLFQIQAELTQRVMEYETKLLEAKARTIQAEAQGQSILQRNWRPLTMLCFLALVVCDSFGLLTFRLNVEAWDLLQIGLGGYVAGRSLEKIAPKVTDVMSKK from the coding sequence ATGAGCGCCTGGGCTTCAATTCTGAACCTGTTTAAACCGGTCGCCGACCTGATCGACAATGTCCACACCAGCGACGAAGAGCGCCTGCAGATACAAGCGCAGCTATTCCAGATTCAGGCCGAGCTAACCCAACGGGTGATGGAGTACGAAACCAAGCTGCTGGAGGCGAAAGCCAGAACGATTCAGGCCGAGGCGCAAGGCCAAAGCATCCTGCAGCGCAATTGGCGCCCGTTAACCATGCTGTGCTTTCTGGCGCTTGTTGTGTGCGACTCCTTCGGCCTGCTTACGTTCAGGCTAAACGTGGAAGCCTGGGATCTGCTGCAAATAGGACTGGGCGGATACGTCGCCGGCAGATCGCTGGAAAAGATCGCCCCCAAGGTAACCGACGTGATGAGTAAGAAATAA
- a CDS encoding HNH endonuclease, with the protein MPQASLRPCKDKGCPNTTRHKSRYCESHADKREATRWGVWQQQKGSDTQRGYGWQWRKLRVRILRRDNYLCQVCLKAGRTSAATEVDHILPKAQGGDDRENNLQGICSRCHRFKSSMSGKTAKAIKAVPSINRPL; encoded by the coding sequence ATGCCACAAGCTTCGTTAAGGCCCTGCAAAGATAAGGGCTGCCCTAATACGACCCGGCACAAGTCACGATACTGTGAGAGCCACGCAGACAAGCGAGAGGCGACACGCTGGGGAGTCTGGCAACAACAGAAAGGCAGCGACACCCAGCGCGGCTATGGTTGGCAATGGCGCAAGCTTAGGGTGCGGATACTGCGGCGGGATAACTACCTGTGTCAGGTGTGTTTAAAGGCAGGGCGTACCAGTGCGGCGACGGAGGTGGATCACATCCTTCCTAAAGCCCAAGGCGGGGACGACCGGGAGAATAATCTTCAAGGGATTTGTAGTAGGTGCCACCGATTCAAATCTTCAATGAGTGGGAAGACGGCTAAGGCAATTAAAGCCGTACCAAGTATAAATCGACCACTGTAA
- a CDS encoding glycine cleavage system protein H, giving the protein MNKVTDTLRYYSCHEWVRVLANYAIVGVTDFVTDGAITLIGSVNYERLYAAGDQIGVVETHSGEKFPFYVPVTGYITGINNHPTKDTRNPYGKGWLLIVKIEIPAEVEKLLTEKEYAGLIQGVPYHYVKAS; this is encoded by the coding sequence ATGAATAAGGTAACCGATACATTGAGGTATTATTCCTGTCATGAATGGGTTCGAGTGTTAGCAAACTACGCCATAGTAGGCGTCACGGATTTTGTGACAGATGGAGCAATAACCTTAATCGGAAGCGTTAACTACGAGAGACTCTACGCCGCTGGCGACCAAATAGGCGTCGTCGAAACTCATAGCGGAGAAAAGTTTCCGTTTTATGTCCCTGTTACCGGATATATAACCGGAATTAACAACCATCCCACTAAAGATACGCGCAACCCATACGGAAAAGGCTGGTTGCTTATAGTTAAGATTGAAATACCCGCCGAAGTAGAAAAACTACTCACTGAAAAAGAATATGCGGGGTTGATCCAGGGCGTTCCCTATCACTATGTGAAGGCCTCATAG
- a CDS encoding HNH endonuclease, whose translation MDLIQPKAKGGSDHEDNLQGICETCHRRKTSKEQLA comes from the coding sequence GTGGATCTCATCCAACCCAAGGCTAAGGGGGGGAGTGATCACGAAGATAATCTGCAAGGAATATGTGAGACCTGCCACAGGCGCAAAACATCAAAAGAGCAGCTAGCCTAG